In Ciconia boyciana chromosome 3, ASM3463844v1, whole genome shotgun sequence, a genomic segment contains:
- the PTK2B gene encoding protein-tyrosine kinase 2-beta: MLAIPEALGRPRSSSSRSLAGTLEATLGMGTLEMDKEEMRILKVCFYSNSFNMGKNFKLVKCPVTTEIREVIRSILVSGRIGPDIKLAECYGLRLKHVKSDEIHWLHPDLTVGEVQEKYECLHLEAEWRYDLQIRYLPEDFIERFKEDRTTLLYFYQQLRSEYMQNYASKVSEGMALQLGCLELRRFYKDMPQNALDKKSNFEFLEKEVGLDLFFPSQMQENLKPKQFRKMIQQTFQQYALLREEECILKFLHTLSTFANIDQESYRCELIQGWNITVDLVIGPKGIRQMTSKEAKPTCLAEFKHIKSIKCSSVEEGRAVLQLGLSGTPESLAIKTASLAEAENMADLIDGYCRLQGDLETSLIVFPRGEREKRISLPQIPAPHLEERQSTLSDSVSVDSDIYAEIPDESSRPRSGVQHYGISREDVTLGRILGEGFFGEVYEGIYTTPKGERVNVAVKTCKKDCSPENKDKFLSEAVLMKKLDHPHIVKLIGIAEEEPTWIIMELYPYGELGQYLEQNKHCLAVLTLILYALQISKALAYLEAINCVHRDIAVRNVLVASPECVKLGDFGLSRYIEDEEYYKASVTRLPIKWMSPESINFRRFTTASDVWMFAVCMWEILSYGKQPFFWLENKDVIGVLERGDRLPKPDLCPPILYTLMTRCWDYDPSERPKFKDLVCNLSDIYLMEKDLAKEQERNNRHRPPKIMEPPSFQEPPPKPSRPRYKPPPQSNLLAPKLQFQEEDFLRPSSREEAQKLWEIESLKMQQVLDKQQKQMVEDYQWLRQEEKSLDPTVFMNNNTPPLLPEKETDYTEFTGPPQKPPRLGAQSIQPARTANLDRTDDMVYSNVMDLVRAVLQLKNEISLLPPEEYILVVKNVGLSLRKLIGSVDEILPILPAASRTEIEGTQKLLNKDLADLINKMRLAQQNAVTSLSEECKRQMLTASHTLAMDAKNLLDAVDQAKVQANLVKLCLE, from the exons ATGTTGGCCATCCCCGAGGCGCTGGGTCGCCCACGGAGCAGCTCGTCCCGCAGCCTGGCCGGGACGCTGGAGGCCACCCTGGGCATGGGGACGTTGGAGATGGACAAGGAGGAGATGCGCATCCTCAAGGTCTGCTTCTACAGCAACAGCTTCAACATGGGCAAGAACTTCAAGCTGGTGAAGTGCCCCGTGACGACGGAGATCCGG GAGGTGATCAGGTCCATCCTGGTGAGCGGCCGCATCGGGCCCGACATCAAGCTGGCCGAGTGCTATGGGCTCCGCCTGAAGCACGTGAAGTCGGACGAGATCCACTGGCTGCACCCGGACCTGACGGTGGGCGAAGTGCAGGAGAAGTACGAGTGCCTGCACCTGGAGGCCGAGTGGAG GTACGATCTTCAAATCCGCTATCTGCCGGAGGATTTCATAGAGCGCTTCAAAGAGGACAGGACCACCTTGCTCTACTTCTACCAGCAG CTCCGGAGCGAGTACATGCAGAATTACGCCAGCAAGGTGAGCGAAGGCAtggccctgcagctgggctgcctCGAGCTCAG GAGGTTTTATAAGGACATGCCTCAAAACGCGCTGGATAAGAAGTCCAACTTCGAGTTCCTGGA GAAGGAGGTGGGTCTGgacctcttcttccccagccagATGCAGGAGAACCTGAAG CCCAAGCAGTTTCGGAAGATGATCCAGCAGACCTTCCAGCAGTACGCGCTGCTGCGGGAGGAGGAGTGCATCCTCAAGTTCCTCCACACCCTCTCCACCTTCGCCAACATCGACCAGGAGAGCTACCGCTGCGAGCTCATC CAAGGGTGGAACATCACGGTGGACCTGGTCATTGGACCCAAGGGCATCCGGCAGATGACGAGCAAGGAGGCCAAG cccacGTGCTTGGCCGAATTCAAGCACATCAAGTCCATCAAGTGCTCCAGCGTGGAGGAGGGCcgggctgtgctgcagctggggctcAGCGGCACCCCCGAG TCCCTGGCTATCAAGACAGCTTCTCTGGCCGAGGCGGAGAACATGGCCGACCTCATCGATGGCTACTGCCGGCTGCAAGGGGACTTGGAAACCTCCCTCATCGTCTTCCCCAGAGGAG AGCGGGAGAAGAGGATCAGCCTGCCGCAGATCCCGGCCCC gCACCTGGAGGAGAGGCAGTCCACGCTGTCGGACAGCGTGAGCGTGG ACTCTGATATTTATGCTGAAATCCCCGATGAGTCTTCAAGACCGAGGTCTGGAG TTCAGCACTACGGGATCTCCCGGGAGGATGTCACGTTGGGCAGGATCCTCGGAGAAGGCTTCTTCGGAGAGGTCTATGAGGGGATCTACACCACTCCC AAAGGGGAGCGGGTCAATGTGGCTGTGAAGACCTGCAAGAAGGACTGCAGCCCGGAGAACAAGGACAAGTTCCTGAGCGAAGCGG TGCTGATGAAGAAGCTGGACCACCCCCATATCGTGAAGCTCATTGGCATCGCGGAAGAGGAGCCCACCTGGATCATCATGGAGCTCTATCCCTACGGAGAG CTGGGGCAATACCTGGAGCAGAACAAGCACTGCCTCGCCGTGCTCACGCTGATCCTCTACGCGCTGCAGATCAGCAAAGCCCTGGCCTACCTGGAGGCCATCAACTGCGTGCATAG GGATATTGCCGTGAGGAACGTCCTGGTGGCCTCCCCCGAGTGCGTGAAGCTGGGAGACTTTGGGCTCTCCAGGTACATCGAAGATGAGGAATACTATAAAG catCCGTCACCCGTCTCCCCATCAAGTGGATGTCACCCGAGTCCATCAACTTCCGCCGCTTCACGACGGCCAGCGACGTCTGGATGTTCG CTGTGTGCATGTGGGAGATCCTGAGCTACGGCAAGCAGCCCTTCTTCTGGCTGGAGAACAAGGATGTGATCGGGGTGCTGGAGAGGGGCGACCGCCTGCCCAAGCCCGACCTCTGCCCCCCCATCCTCTACACCCTCATGACGCGGTGCTGGGACTACGACCCCAGCGAAAGGCCCAAGTTCAAGGACTTGGTTTGCAACTTGAG TGACATTTACCTGATGGAGAAGGATCTGGccaaggagcaggagaggaacAACCGCCACCGGCCTCCCAAAATTATGGAGCCGCCGTCCTTCCAGGAGCCACCTCCGAAG CCCAGCAGACCCAGGTACAAGCCACCACCCCAGAGCAACCTCCTGGCTCCCAAGCTGCAGTTCCAG GAGGAAGATTTCCTCCgtcccagcagcagggaggaggcacAGAAGCTCTGGGAAATTGAGAGTCTCAAGATGCAGCAGGTCCTGgacaagcagcagaagcagatggTGGAGGACTACCAGTGGCTGCGGCAGGAGGAGAAGTCGCTG GACCCGACGGTGTTTATGAACAACAACACTCCTCCG CTGCTTCCAGAGAAGGAGACGGATTACA CAGAGTTCACGGGACCCCCCCAGAAGCCTCCAAGACTTGGGGCACAG TCCATCCAGCCGGCCCGCACTGCCAACCTGGACCGCACAGATGACATGGTGTACAGCAACGTCATGGACCTGGTGCGGGCCgtgctgcagctgaagaatgAGATCAGCCTCCTGCCCCCAGAGGAGTACATCCTTGTGGTGAAG AACGTGGGCCTGTCCCTGCGGAAGCTGATCGGCAGTGTCGACGAGATCCTGCCCATCCTGCCCGCTGCCTCCCGCACCGAG ATCGAGGGGACCCAGAAGCTGCTCAACAAGGACTTGGCCGACCTCATCAACAAGATGCGCCTGGCACAGCAGAACGCCGTCACCTCGCTGAGCGAAGAGTGCAAGCGGCAGATGCTGACGGCCTCCCACACCCTGGCCATGGACGCCAAGAACCTCCTGGATGCCGTGGACCAAGCCAAGGTCCAGGCCAACCTGGTGAAGCTGTGCTTGGAGTGA